A window of the Salmo trutta chromosome 25, fSalTru1.1, whole genome shotgun sequence genome harbors these coding sequences:
- the LOC115162491 gene encoding C-C chemokine receptor type 6 codes for MEVHNETQTDEYDYYYPKDYTEGYPYDSETEYICNLNLNRDMEIVIQTYVHSFICAFGLCGNALVIVTYAFYKKAKTMTDVYLLNVAVADLLFIVALPLIIYNEQHDWSMGSVVCKALRGAYSINLYSGMLLLACISGDRYISVVQARRSFGLRSRTLIYSRLICTAIWTLAIALSIPTVIYNERVEENNRLGKTIVVCQVQFESNKTARLIKVLVPSLQVTMGFFLPILVMVLCYASIIWTLLRAHSTQRHKAVRVVLAVVVVFILCHLPYNMTLLYHTVALFQQRECEGEKVILTALTATKSVAYLHCCLNPILYAFIGVKFRNHFRKILADLWCLGRKYIYPSGRSSRMTSDLYIPTRKSTDGSNNENGSSFTM; via the exons ATGGAGGTGCATAATGAGACGCAAACAGATGAATATGATTATTATTACCCAAAAGACTACACTGAAGGTTATCCTTATGATAGCGAAACAGAATATATCTGTAACCTGAATCTCAACCGTGATATGGAGATAGTCATACAGACCTACGTCCATTCCTTCATCTGTGCATTCGGTCTCTGTGGCAATGCGTTGGTGATTGTCACATATGCCTTCTACAAGAAAGCCAAGACCATGACAGACGTGTACCTTCTGAACGTGGCTGTGGCAGATCTGCTGTTCATCGTGGCCCTGCCACTCATCATCTACAATGAGCAGCATGACTGGAGCATGGGCTCAGTGGTCTGCAAG GCCCTACGAGGAGCCTACAGTATCAACCTGTACAGTGGCATGCTCCTGCTGGCCTGCATCAGTGGAGACCGCTACATCTCCGTCGTCCAGGCCAGGCGCTCCTTCGGCCTCCGCTCCCGGACCCTGATCTACAGCCGCCTCATCTGCACAGCCATCTGGACTCTGGCCATAGCCTTGTCTATCCCCACAGTCATCTACAACGAGCGGGTTGAGGAGAACAACAGGTTGGGAAAGACTATAGTCGTGTGCCAGGTGCAGTTCGAAAGTAACAAGACCGCCCGGCTGATTAAAGTGCTGGTACCCAGTCTGCAGGTGACCATGGGGTTCTTCCTGCCCATCCTGGTCATGGTCCTCTGTTATGCCAGCATCATCTGGACCCTCCTGAGGGCCCACAGCACCCAGAGGCACAAG GCAGTGCGTGTGGTCCTAGCCGTGGTCGTGGTCTTCATCTTGTGCCACTTGCCCTACAACATGACCCTGCTCTACCACACAGTGGCTCTGTTCCAGCAGAGGGAGTGTGAGGGGGAGAAGGTCATCCTCACCGCCCTCACCGCCACCAAGAGCGTGGCCTACCTCCACTGCTGCCTCAACCCCATCCTGTACGCCTTCATCGGAGTCAAGTTCAGGAACCACTTCAGGAAGATCCTGGCGGATCTGTGGTGCCTGGGCAGGAAGTACATCTACCCCTCGGGTCGCTCCTCAcgcatgacctctgacctctatatCCCAACTCGCAAGTCCACTGACGGATCCAACAACGAGAATGGCTCCTCGTTCACCATGTGA